The Streptomyces sp. NBC_00306 sequence CGGATCGGCGACGGGCGGGCGGCCGCGGGAGGTGGCGCTGGCGCAGGTGCGTGAGCGGATGCTGCCGCTGCTGGACGAGCTGACGCACGACGACGACCCGTTCCTGCTGCTGGAGTCGACGGCCGGGCAGGGGTTCTCGCTCTGCTCGCGGACCTGGGACTTCGGGCCGTACTTCGCGGCTCTGGACGCCCATCCCAAGCTGGGAGTCTGTCTGGACACCTGCCATCTGTTCGCGGCAGGACACGACCTGGCGGCACCGGGCGGTATGGCGCAGGCACTGGACCTGCTGGTGGAGACGGTCGGCGAAGGGCGCCTCAAGCTGATCCACGCCAACGACTCGAAGGATGTGGCGGGCGCCCACAAGGACCGTCACGAGAACATCGGCGCGGGTCACATCGGCGAGGAGCCGTTCCGGGAGCTCATGCGCCACCCGGCGACCGAGGGCGTACCGCTGATCATCGAGACCCCGGGCGGCAAGGAGGGCCACGCGGCGGACGTGGCCCGGCTCAAAGCACTCCGCGACTGACCGTCCGGGGCGTTCCGGCGCCCTGAACGACGACAGGCCCTGGGGACACGACCCCTAGAGTTCGGGGCCGTCCCCCGGCTCCTCCTGGTAGGAGTAGCGCTGCTCCCGCCAGGGGTCGCCGAGGTTGTGATAGCCCCGCTCCTCCCAGAAGCCACGCCGGTCGTCGGTCATGTACTCCACGCCGCGGACCCACTTGGGCCCTTTCCAGGCGTAGAGATGCGGCACGACCAAGCGCAGGGGGAAGCCGTGCTCGGCGGTGAGCAGTTCACCGTCCTTGTGGGTGGCGAAGATCGTGCGCTCCGAGGTGAAGTCGGAGAGCCGCACATTGGCGCTGTAGCCGTACTCGGCCCAGACCATGACATGGGTGACGTTCTCGGCCGGCGGCGCGAGGGCGACCAGTTCGCGGGCGGGAACACCACCCCATTCGGCCCCCAGCATGCTGAACTTCGTCACGCAGTGCAGATCGGCGACGACCGACGAGAAGGGCAGCGCCGAGAACTCCTCGTGGTTCCAGCAGTGTTTGTCGCCGTCGGCCGTGGCGCCGAAAACCCTGAACTCCCAGCGGTCCGGCTTGAACT is a genomic window containing:
- a CDS encoding deoxyribonuclease IV, whose translation is MRNPVGGHVPVAGGLAKVGLGYATELRAETVQVFVANPRGWATPPGNPAQDELFRSECAAADIPAYVHAPYLINFGSHTEVTVERSVDSLRHSLRRAREIGALGVVVHTGSATGGRPREVALAQVRERMLPLLDELTHDDDPFLLLESTAGQGFSLCSRTWDFGPYFAALDAHPKLGVCLDTCHLFAAGHDLAAPGGMAQALDLLVETVGEGRLKLIHANDSKDVAGAHKDRHENIGAGHIGEEPFRELMRHPATEGVPLIIETPGGKEGHAADVARLKALRD
- a CDS encoding sulfite oxidase-like oxidoreductase, giving the protein MGQPESREYRASEESELPPGQRLQRGWPVTHYGPVPKFKPDRWEFRVFGATADGDKHCWNHEEFSALPFSSVVADLHCVTKFSMLGAEWGGVPARELVALAPPAENVTHVMVWAEYGYSANVRLSDFTSERTIFATHKDGELLTAEHGFPLRLVVPHLYAWKGPKWVRGVEYMTDDRRGFWEERGYHNLGDPWREQRYSYQEEPGDGPEL